One Aphidius gifuensis isolate YNYX2018 linkage group LG5, ASM1490517v1, whole genome shotgun sequence genomic region harbors:
- the LOC122856591 gene encoding LIM domain only protein 3-like: MTMDVSKSETNKNGTAQQECAGCGKTITERYLLKALDLYWHEDCLKCGCCDCRLGEVGSTLYTKANLLLCKRDYLRLFGNTGYCAACSKVIPAFEMVMRARANVYHLECFACQQCNHRFCVGDRFYLCENKILCEYDYEERLLFANMALHPPPSLAHIKRQLAPTSTPPGSNPASLHPGNNQMHPQTITHSTQHNTHPNGQMSSNPPTVNGNNLSIGSRVGGPGDMNNNGLSGPGLGPVVKAPPMSMPAPSS, translated from the exons ATGACGATGGACGTGAGCAAATCggagacaaataaaaatggtaCCGCACAACAGGAATGTGCGGGTTGTGGAAAAACAATAACAGAAAG atATCTTTTAAAGGCATTGGATCTTTATTGGCATGAGGATTGCCTAAAGTGTGGATGCTGTGACTGTAGATTAGGTGAAGTTGGCTCAACTCTATATACAAAAGCCAATTTATTGCTATGTAAAAGGGACTACCTGAGGCTTTTTGGTAATACTGGCTATTGCGCAGCTTGTTCAAAAGTCATACCGGCATTTGAAATGGTCATGAGAGCACGTGCCAATGTCTACCATCTAGAGTGTTTTGCTTGTCAACAGTGTAATCATcg GTTTTGCGTTGGTGATAGATTTTACCtctgtgaaaataaaatattgtgcGAGTATGATTATGAAGAAAGATTATTATTTGCCAATATGGCATTGCATCCACCACCCTCATTAGCCCACATAAAACGTCAATTGGCACCAACATCAACGCCTCCTGGTTCAAATCCGGCATCTCTTCATCCTGGCAACAATCAGATGCATCCGCAAACAATTACCCACTCTACTCAACACAATACCCATCCAaat gGACAAATGTCAAGCAATCCACCAACAGTTAATGGTAATAATTTGTCAATTGGATCAAGAGTGGGAGGACCAGGTGATATGAACAACAATGGTCTATCAGGTCCTGGACTTGGACCAGTTGTTAAAGCACCACCTATGTCAATGCCAGCACCGAGCAGCTGA